In Zunongwangia sp. HGR-M22, the sequence TTTGGGTAGGTTGTGCAGGAAGTTTTGATGATCGTGCCAAGAAAATCACAAAAGCTTTCGTTAAACTTTTAAATGAAGCTGGAGTAGACTTTGCAGTATTAGGTACCGAAGAAAGTTGTACCGGTGATCCTGCAAAACGCGCAGGAAACGAATTTTTATTCCAAATGCAAGCTGCGATGAATATCGAAACCTTGAATGGCTATGAGATCGAAAAAGTAGTTACAGCCTGCCCTCATTGTTTCAATACAATTAAAAATGAATATCCTTCTTTAGGCGGAACTTACGAGGTAATGCACCATACACAATTTTTAAAATCTTTACTTACTGAAGGTCGTTTAAAAGTTGAAGGAGGAAAATTTAAAGGAAAGCGAATAACTTTCCATGATCCTTGTTATTTAGGCAGGGCAAATGGTGAATACGAAGCACCAAGAGATCTTTTAAAAAAGTTAGAAGTAGAACTTATCGAAATGCGCAAATGCAAAAGCAACGGACTTTGTTGTGGGGCAGGAGGTGCGCAAATGTTTAAAGAACCAGAACCTGGTAACAAAGACGTGAATGTCGCCAGAACCGAGCAGGCGATGGAAACTAAACCCGAGGTAATCGCTGCTGGCTGTCCTTTTTGTAATACGATGATGACTGATGGCGTAAAAAGCAAAAATCAGGAAGAAAATATCGATGTTATGGATGTTGCAGAGATGATCGCTAACGCCAAAGATCTTTAAAATCAAATTCTTATAAAATTCCTTCAATAAAGCTTAATTAATTTGAAATATGGCAGCTTTTTTGCGACTATATATTTAATTATTAAGTTTGAAATCGATAAAATTACCACCACAATATGTTAGTACCTTTTGAATCCTTGCCAGATAGTTCACGAGTATGGATCTATCAATCTAACCGATCTTTTACTGAAGAAGAATTATCTGAAATTAAGCAAAAACTAGATCAATTTTTAACCCAGTGGACAGTACATGGTTCTAGCTTAAAAGCTGGGTATGATATTAAATATAAAAGATTTATAACCATTGGTCTAGATCAAGAAATCAACGCAGCTTCAGGATGTTCAATTGATGCTTCAGTTCAATTTATACAAAGCCTTGAAAAAGAATATAATGTCGATTTATTGGATAAGATGAATGTATCCTTTAAGCAGGGAGAATTTGTGGCTTATAAACCCCTAGCAGATTTTAGGAAATTAGCCAAAAATAAATCGGTTTCTCCTAAAACAATCGTCTTCAATAATCTGGTAAATAACAAAGCTGAATATCTTTCAGATTGGGAAGTCCCAGCATCTGAAAGTTGGCACAAGAGATTTATGAATTAATGAGGATAAAAGCTAAACTAACCGTACTGCTTCTATCGTTCTTTTTTTTATCTCCTGTTTTAAATGCTCAGCAGATAAGCAGCCCCGATCCTTTGGTTGCCAATGATAGTTTGGCACAAAACAAATGGGTAGATAGTATTTATTCTAATTATTCCCTGGAGCAAAAACTTGGGCAGCTTTTTATGGTCGATATTTTTTCGAGCGGATCTCAAAGAGATTTTGATAAAGTACGATCACTTATTTCAGATTATGAGATAGGAGGAGTTATTTTTTCTAAAGGAGGACCGGTAAGAGAAGCTAAATTAACGAACGAGTTTCAGGAACTCAGCAAAACTCCGCTTCTAGTTGGTATGGATGCAGAATGGGGACTGGCCATGCGCTTAGACTCTACGTTTGCCCTGCCTTGGAATATGACTTTAGGAGCTATTCAGGATAATAAATTGATCGAAGAGGCTGGTGCTGCAATCTCAAGACATACAAAACGACTTGGTATTCATATAAATTTTGCACCTGTTGTAGATATCAATACAAATCCGCAAAATCCAATTATTGGTAATCGTTCGTTTGGCGAGAATAAATTTAATGTTACCCAAAAGGCCTTAGCTTTTATGCACGGAATGCATAAAGAAGGAATATTATCTAGCGCTAAACATTTTCCGGGACACGGGGATACCGATCAGGATTCTCATAAAACCTTACCATCGATCAATTTTCCAAAAGAGCGAATTGAAGGCGTTGAGCTTTACCCATATCGTAGCTTAATAAAGGATAGCTTAAGTAGTGTGATGGTGGCGCATCTAGATGTTCCCGCTTTAGGAACTCAAGAAGGAAGATCAACATCTTTATCTAAAAAGGTTGTTACTGGAATTCTACGTGAAAATTTACAATTTAAAGGTTTAATTTTTACCGACGCTTTAAATATGCGTGGGGCTTCCAATTACGACGAACCAGGAGAGATAGATCTAGCCGCTTTTAGAGCAGGGAATGATATTTTATTAATTTCTGAAGATGTTCCAAAATCTATAGAAAAACTGAAAGCTGCCTATTATTCAGGTTTGATAACTGAAGAGAGGTTAGCGTATTCCGTAAAAAAGATTCTTAAAGCAAAATATAAGACAGGACTTAATAATTATGAGCCCGTAGAAGAAACTTTTCTTTATGAAGAACTGAATGGTGTTATGGATAAGGTTCTTTATGAGAAATTGATGGAAAATGCCATGACTTTGATTCGTAATAACAAAGGTATGGTGCCTATCAAAAACTTAGATGAACAAAAGATCGCTTATGTAGGATTAGGCGATGATGACGGTACTGCATTTCTTCAGCAATTGAAGAAATATGCGAGAGTTGATCAAGTTTCCGCAGAAAAATTACCACAGCTTCTAGATAAATTAAAAGATTACAATTATGTAATTATAGGTTTTCATAAAAGCAATGATAACCCTTGGAAATCGTATAGCTTTAGTAACCAAGAATTAATTTGGTTGCACGAAATTGCCAGAGCGCATCAAACGCTCTTAACGGTATTTGCAAGTCCTTATTCATTATTAGACATAAGAAGCACCACAAATATTCAGAGTATATTAGAAGCATACCAAAATAGTGAAATTGCACAGCAAAAAGCAGCACAGGTTATTTTTGGTGCAACCGAAGCCAAGGGAAAATTACCCGTTAGTATTGGTATTGAATTTCCGGAAGGTACAGGATATGATACTAAATCTATAAATAGGCTTACGTATGGTTCTCCAGAAAGTGTGGGGATGAATAGCTTTAAATTGAAGAAAATAGATTCGATTGTAAATTACTCTATTGCCCAGAAAATGACGCCTGGAGCGCAGGTTTTAGTGGCAAGAAAGGGAAAAGTAATCTATAGTAAGAATTTTGGATTTCATACCTACGAGCATATAAATCCTGTAACAGATACTTCAGTATACGATTTAGCATCTTTAACCAAAATTCTATCTACTTTGCCTTTGGTGATGAAACAGGTAGAAGAGGGAATAATTAGTTTTGATACCAAATTGGGCGAAATAATGCCGGTGTTTAAGGGAACTAATAAAGAGTTTATAAGGTTGCAGGATATGTTGATGCATTATGCAAAACTTAAAGCATGGATTCCTTTTTATGTTCCCACTATAGATGCAGTTACCAAACATCCATCTACATTATACTATCACAAATCGCCAGACGAGCGCTTCAATACCCAAGTTGCTAATGATATGTATATTAGGAAAGATATGCAGGATACTATTATAGATATTATAGCAAAGAGTGGACTTAATCGTAAAAAAGAATATAAGTACAGCGATTTACCATTTTATATTCTAAAATATTATCTTGAGGGATACTACGGTTCTAACTTAAATAGTCTTACCCAAAATAAATTTTACAAAACTCTGGGAGCTAACTATACAGGTTATCTACCGATAACAAGATTCCCATTAGATGAAATTGTACCAACCGAAAATGATAAATTATGGAGAGGGCAGTTAGTACATGGTTATGTTCATGATCAGGGCGCAGCCATGCAAGGAGGTATTGGCGGTCATGCCGGTTTATTTAGTAATGCCAATGACGTTGCCAAAATAATGCAGACCTACCTGCAAGGTGGTAGCTATGGTGATCAAACCTACCTAAAATCTAAAACTATAGAAAAGTTTAATACCTGCTATTATTGTAATAGAAATGTAAGGCGTGGTGTTGGTTTCGACAAACCACAGATTAGTGGTGCAGGCCCGGTTTGTTCGTGTGTTTCGCACAGTAGTTTTGGACACAGCGGATTTACAGGAACACTCGCTTGGGCAGATCCAGAAGAAGAGATTGTTTATATATTTTTATCTAATCGTGTATATCCAGATTCGACCAATAGAAAACTGATTCGCGAAAATATTAGAACCAAAATACAGGAAGTAATCTATGACGCTATAGACTATTAATGTAAATTGTTAGAAATAATTAAATTGAATCGGTTCTAGCCGATTTTAAAAAAGGATTAATGAAAATAGCAATAGTTTGTTATCCCACTTTTGGCGGTAGTGGTGTAGTCGCAACAGAACTTGGCCTGGCGTTATCAAAAAGAGGTCATGAAGTTCATTTTATAACCTACAAACAGCCGGTACGATTAGATCAATTATCTAGCAATGTGAAATTTCATGAAGTTCACGTACCAGACTATCCATTATTTCATTACCAACCTTACGAGCTTGCTTTAAGCAGTAAACTGGTAAATATGGTGAAGCTACACGGAATTGAATTATTACATGTACATTATGCTATTCCGCATGCTTATGCGGGCTATATGGCTAAAAAAATGCTAGAAGATCAAGGGATAAATATTCCTATGGTAACTACGCTGCACGGTACAGATATTACTTTAGTAGGTAATCATCCTTTTTATAAACCTGCAGTTACCTTTAGTATCAATGCAAGCGATATGGTTACTTCAGTTTCTGAAAGTCTGCGAAAAGATACATTAGAACTTTTTGAAATTAAGAAAGAGATCAGAGTAATCCCTAATTTCATTGATGCTTCTAAGTATCAGGAAAAAAGCTTCACCGATTGTCAGCGAGAATTGATGGCTGACGGTGATGAAAAAATTATTACTCATATTAGCAATTTTAGGAAAGTAAAGAAAATTCAGGATACCATTAAGGTTTTTTATGAAGTTCAGAAAAAATTAAAATGCCGTTTAATGATGGTGGGTGAAGGTCCTGAAAAAGAAAAAGCCGAAGCTTTAGCAGAAGAACTGGGTATTCATGATAAAGTGATGTTTTTAGGTCAAAGTCACGAGATTGATAAAATTCTATGTTTTTCAGATTTATTTTTACTAACGTCAAAAAGAGAAAGTTTCGGTTTAGCTGCTTTAGAGGCAATGATAAATAGCGTTCCCGTTGTTTCCAGTAACACCGGAGGATTACCGGAAGTAAACCAGCAAGGGGTCTCAGGTTATTTGTGCGACGTAGGCGATGTGAAAGGAATGGCAAAGAAGGCTATTGCCATATTAAGTGATAATGAAACTTTAAAAACCTTTAAAAGAAACGCCAGAAAAGTTGCAGCGACTTTTGATATTAATCAGATCGTACCGATGTACGAAAAAATGTATTCAGAACTTTTAGAAAAGAGCATAAAAAAAGTGGAAAATTAATTTCCACTTTTTTTTATCTCGATGTTATCAATTTAAAACTGGTAACGAACACCAATCGCAAAATCTGGAGCAAGATCGTCGATAGTCTCGTAATCATTAAATCCAATTTCTGGTCTCAAATCTAAAGTAAGCGCTAGAGGAATATCAAAATTGTATTCAATACCAATATCTCCTGCTATAAGAATATAAGCACCGTCGTTATAGGGATCACCAATTCTATCATCATCTAGACTTGCGATACCTGCACCTGCACCAGCGTACCAGTTAAAGCCACCTTCGATATTCCAAACCCATTGATACAATCCAACAAGTTTAACAACATCATAATGCTTATGATTTCTCCAACCAAGGTCGAATTCTAAACGATTATTATCGCTTCCTACCGCTCTTTGATAAGAAATTTCTGGTCCAAAACCATTACTCCCTCCAAGTCTAAGACCAATAGCATTATCAGCAATTTCTTGTGCATTTACATTCGTAAATAAAGCTGATCCTAAGGTAACCAATGTAATCACTAAAAACTTCTTCATTGTTTTGATTTATATATTTTGGGCAAAAATACTTTTTGACGGAAAGTAATATTAGGCCTTTTAGCCAATCTATTGTTAATTATCTTTAAAAATCTGTTAAGCAGTTTAGTGAATTTGCTTAATTTTAAAGGCTGTATGGAAAAGAAACTTCAGCAATTAGCAACGCGACTGGATGGCCAGTTATTTTTTGATAAACTTTGGCGATCGATTTATGCAACCGATGCCTCAGTTTATAGAGAACTACCATTAGCGGTAAGTTATCCTAAAAGTGAGAACGACTTAAAAGAACTTATTTTTTTTGCTAAAGAAAATAAAACCTCATTGATTCCGCGAACGGCGGGGACTTCTCTTGCTGGCCAATGTGTAGGTACTGGTATTGTTGTAGATGTATCTAAGAACTTCACCAAGATTTTAAGTCTCGATACAGAAAATAAAACGGTAACACTACAACCAGGTGTTATAAGAGACGATCTTAATAGAATGCTGAAGGAACACGGTCTTTTCTTTGGGCCTAATACTTCAACTTCCAACCGTTGTATGGTGGGTGGAATGGTAGGAAATAATAGTAGCGGTACCACTTCCATTAAATACGGAACCACCCGAGAAAAAACGGTTGCCTTAAAAACAATTCTTAGCGATGGAAGCGAAGCTGAATTTAAAGCTATTTCTAAAAAAGAGTTTCAGGAAAAGCTGAAATTGGATAATTTAGAAGGTGATATTTACAGAAATATAGCTGAAATACTTTCTTCGGAAGAAAATAAAGCAGAGATTATTAAAGAATTTCCGCCACGAGAATTACATCGTAGAAATACAGGATATGCGATAGATGAATTAATTTATTCTGAAGTTTTTTCTGAAGATTCAGACGAGCTTCTTAATATTTGCCATTTGCTTGCCGGAAGCGAAGGGACATTAGCCTTTACTACCGAGCTTACTTTGCAGTTGGATGATCTTCAACCGCCTGAAGCAGCCATGATTGCTTCGCACTATCGTAGTATCGAAGATTGTTTGCAGGATGTAGCTTCTACCATGAAGCATTCACTCTACACCTGCGAGATGATGGATAAAACTATATTAGATTGTACCAAGCAAAACATTAAATATCGTGAGAACAGGTTTTTTATTCAGGAAGATCCTGAAGCTATATTAATGCTTGAGGTTAGAGCAAATACTGCCGATGAACTTCAGGAAAAAACAAAAGCCTTATTACATACTCTAGAAGAGAATGGAATGAGTTACGCCAATCCTATTCTTTATGGCGAGCAAATTAATATGGCTTCAGAATTAAGAAAGGCTGGGCTTGGTTTATTAGCAAATATCGTTGGCGATAAAAAAGCCGTAGCCTGTATTGAAGATACCGCGGTCGCTTTACCGGTATTGGCAGATTACATAAAAGAGTTTAGCCAGATTATGAAATCGTACAAGCAAAATGCGGTTTACTATGCCCATGCCGGTGCGGGTGAGCTTCATTTGCGCCCTATTTTAGATTTGAAGAAGAAAGAAGATGTCGCCCTTTTTAGAAAGATTACCACAGATGTAGCGAAATTGGTTAAAAAATACAATGGTTCTATGAGCGGAGAACATGGCGATGGCCGCGTTCGTGCTGAGTTTGTGGAAATGATGGTTGGATCTAAAAATTACGCACTATTAAAACAGGTGAAAGCTACTTTTGATCCACAGAACATCTTTAATCCCGGCAAAATTATAGATGCTCCTGCTATGGATACCTCGTTGCGATATCAACCAGATCGAATTGAGCCGGAAATAAAAACCCTGATGAATTTTGATGAAAATCAGGGGATTTTACGTTTAGCGGAACAGTGTAATGGGAGTGGGGATTGTAGGAAATCTGCGGAAAGCGGCGGAACCATGTGCCCAAGTTATCGCGCTACTAAAGACGAAAAAGATACTACCAGGGCTAGAGCAAATACGTTGCGGGAGTTTTTAACAAATTCAGATAAAGAAAATAAATTTAGTCATAAAGAAATTAAAGATGCTTATGATCTTTGTTTAAGCTGTAAAGGCTGCAAAAGTGAATGCCCAAGCAGTGTTGATGTTGCCGCTTTAAAAGCAGAATTTCAGTATCAATATCAAAAAGAACACGGATTTTCCAATCGAAGTAAAGCTTTTGCCAATAATGGAAAAATGAATAAAATGGTTTCCAAAGTTCCTGGAGTGGCTAATTTTATGTTTTCTAATAGTTTAACCTCTGGTATTGCTAAAAGAATAATGGGCGTAGCTCCCCAAAGAAGTTTGCCAAAATTGGCCAAAATGACTTTAAAATCTTATTTCGAAAAGAATAAAGATCGATTAACTCCGCGAAATCCTATAAAGTCTGTTTATTTTTTTAATGATGAGTTCACGAATTTTTTGGATGCTGAAATTGGTTTTGATGCTCTTGAACTTTTAAGCAAGCTGAATTATAAAGTTATTTTTACCGATCACGAAGAGAGTGGAAGAGCGCATATTTCTAAAGGATTTTTAGAAGAAGCGAAAGAAATGGCGAATAAAAACGTTTCTATTTTTAGCAATTTGGTTGCAGAAGATCAACCGCTTTTAGGTTTGGAGCCTTCAGCAATTCTAACATTTAGGGACGAATATTTGCGCTTAGCCGATGATCGAGAAAAAGCAACCGAATTATCTAAAAATTGCTTTATTATTGAAGAATTTTTGAAGAAGGAAATGGCCCTCGGAAACATCAAAAAAGAGCAATTTACTTCCGAAGAAAAAAATATAAAAGTACACGGTCACTGCCATCAAAAAGCCTTATCGAATACTGCAGTAACTTTTGAGATTTTAAATTTACCTGAAAATTACAAAGTAACCATTATCCCTTCGGGTTGCTGCGGAATGGCAGGTAGTTTTGGTTACGAAAAAGAACATTACGAGGTAAGTATGGCGGTTGGTGAACAAACGCTTTTTCCAGCGGTTCGAAAAGCTTCAGAAGAAACGATAATTTCAGCAAACGGAACCAGTTGTAGGCATCAGATTTTTGATGGAACAAAACGCGAAGCCCAACATCCGGTAAGTATTTTGCTGAGTGCCTTAAGAGTATAAAATTGTCCAATTTTGAAAGTATCAAAAAAGTCTTTAGTTGATTTTAAAATCTAACTAAAGACTTTTTTTTGATAATTTAAGTCTCAAATCAACCTCCGGCGCGTCTTTCTGTATCTATATTTCCTGATTTTTGCGAACGCACTTGCAAATTATCATTTCCAAACTTGTAGCTTACACTCAGCCAAAATTGTCTGGAATCGTAAAAATTTCTAATTTCCTGAGTAACTCCGTTTATTTTAGCCGTTTTTCGCTCAATAGCGTTTCTAAATAAATCTTCTCCACGAAGGCTGATATTCAAATCTTTATCTAAGAGTAAAAACTGTAGCGAAAGTCCTAGAGAACTTTGCGCTTGGGTTTCAAAAATTCCATCGACACCTTCAAATTGATACCAATAGTTAAGGCCACCGATAATTGTTTTTTCAGAATTTAAATTAAAATCATTATTAGTGCTAATTCTGCTATTAAAACCACTGCGATATGCTTGTGGTTGCTCTAAATTGAAAGTTGATTTTGCATAATTTAGATCTAAATTATTTACGTTAGTCCACCAATGTCTTGGATTCCAGGTAAAACTTTCAGAGATTCCTAAAAGCATCCTGTCAATATAATTTTCGTAACTAAATCCTGTACTATTAATCGATGTATTGGCTATTGGAACTTCACCAAATGCATTGTTTTCCCGAGTAAAATAAAGTCGGGTTACAAAATCATGATGCAAAACACTAAATTCTATATTATGAATAAATGAGGGATCTAAATAGGCGTTTCCCGAGTAAAATATAGACGGGGTTCTATAATAAGTATTAGGATTGAGATCTCTAAAGTTTGGGCGCTCTATCCTACGACTGTAATTGAGTGAAAAGTTTGTTTTTGTATCAAGATTATAATTAATGTAAAAAGTAGGGAAGAGGTTAGTGTAATTATCCTCACGATTTATATCCAAATTTGGAGAAAGGGCGCTTATAGCGGTATTTTCTAATCGTAAACCAAACTGTGCAGACCATTGCTCACCAAAATTTCTATTTGCTGAAATATACGCCGCAGCAATTTTTTCATCGTAATCAAAAGGAACTGCAGGAATATTAGGAATCTCATCTGTAGGATTTAAAGTGTATCCTGTGTTAAAACTTTTAATATCGCTAGAAATATCGGAATAAGTATACTTTGCGCCAAAGTCTAAATCGATCCATTTTAATGGATTTTCAATATCTATTTTTGCCGAATAAATATCATATTTATTATTGGTTTTATTGAAAGATCTAAAATAGCTAGTCTCTGTATTTTCATCTAAGCCAAGAGATTCTATACCCTTATAATACTTTTTATCTTCGTTGGTATTATACAAGTAATCTAGATTCAAAATCACGTTTTTACCTAAGGAATCTAAATTGAAATTGGTATTAAGGTTTAACTTGTGAACTCGTGGATGTTGGGGTTCAGATCCATTCATTCTTATAAAGCTATCTTCTAAATTATTTCGTGTGATTTTGGTTTTAGGCAAAGATTCAATATTTGCCGCCGTACCATTAAAATAATATTGTGCGCCTAAATGCCAATTTCGATTCATTTCATAGCCAATTTCTGCGGAAGCTACCGAGCCTTCCAGATCTATATCAACCGGGGTAGAAGTTACTGAGGTTTCTTCTGGATATGTAGATGTTAAGTTTTCCTGAAGCACTAGTTGATGTTTTATAAAACCAAGTCGTCCTGAAAATGTAAATTTATCTTTGTTAATATTGAAGTTGGCCGAACTTCTATAATTCGCTTTGGTTCGCTGTATGTATGTTCCTTTAAGTTGTGCATTCCAAGAATCGCTTTTGGGCTTTTTCAGGACGATATTTATGAGTCCGCTATTTCCTTCAGCCTCGTATCTGGCCGGTGGATTGCTAATAACTTCGATACTCTTAATAGTTTCAGAATCGATACTTTGCAGGAAATTTATAAGGTCTACACCAGAAAGTTGCAGCATTTGCTCGTTAATCATCACTCGCATATTACCTTTACCAATCATAGTTATAGCATCATTTTCTACACGAATACCTGGAACTATTTTTAAAACCTCAACAACATCACCCTGTGACGATTTTGATGAATTTTCTACATTAAAAATAAGCCGATCAATTTTTCGCTCAATCAGTTTCTTCTTCGAGGTAATTAGCACCTCATCCAATTCTTGAGCATTATCGACGATTATAGTTCCTAAATCTATAGCGTCTTCTTTGACTTCAATCTTTTTAGTAAACAATTGTTGGCCTACAAATGAAATTTCTAAACTGTAATTGCCGGGAGTAGTGTTCAGCTGAAAACTACCATCATCCTCGGTAATAGTACCAATGAGTTTTCCAGACGTTACGTTTTTTAAAACAACTTCAGCAAAAGGAATTGC encodes:
- a CDS encoding (Fe-S)-binding protein; amino-acid sequence: MAEAIKVPTMAEYMAEGKKKPEVLFWVGCAGSFDDRAKKITKAFVKLLNEAGVDFAVLGTEESCTGDPAKRAGNEFLFQMQAAMNIETLNGYEIEKVVTACPHCFNTIKNEYPSLGGTYEVMHHTQFLKSLLTEGRLKVEGGKFKGKRITFHDPCYLGRANGEYEAPRDLLKKLEVELIEMRKCKSNGLCCGAGGAQMFKEPEPGNKDVNVARTEQAMETKPEVIAAGCPFCNTMMTDGVKSKNQEENIDVMDVAEMIANAKDL
- a CDS encoding ABC transporter ATPase; translated protein: MLVPFESLPDSSRVWIYQSNRSFTEEELSEIKQKLDQFLTQWTVHGSSLKAGYDIKYKRFITIGLDQEINAASGCSIDASVQFIQSLEKEYNVDLLDKMNVSFKQGEFVAYKPLADFRKLAKNKSVSPKTIVFNNLVNNKAEYLSDWEVPASESWHKRFMN
- a CDS encoding glycoside hydrolase family 3 N-terminal domain-containing protein; this translates as MRIKAKLTVLLLSFFFLSPVLNAQQISSPDPLVANDSLAQNKWVDSIYSNYSLEQKLGQLFMVDIFSSGSQRDFDKVRSLISDYEIGGVIFSKGGPVREAKLTNEFQELSKTPLLVGMDAEWGLAMRLDSTFALPWNMTLGAIQDNKLIEEAGAAISRHTKRLGIHINFAPVVDINTNPQNPIIGNRSFGENKFNVTQKALAFMHGMHKEGILSSAKHFPGHGDTDQDSHKTLPSINFPKERIEGVELYPYRSLIKDSLSSVMVAHLDVPALGTQEGRSTSLSKKVVTGILRENLQFKGLIFTDALNMRGASNYDEPGEIDLAAFRAGNDILLISEDVPKSIEKLKAAYYSGLITEERLAYSVKKILKAKYKTGLNNYEPVEETFLYEELNGVMDKVLYEKLMENAMTLIRNNKGMVPIKNLDEQKIAYVGLGDDDGTAFLQQLKKYARVDQVSAEKLPQLLDKLKDYNYVIIGFHKSNDNPWKSYSFSNQELIWLHEIARAHQTLLTVFASPYSLLDIRSTTNIQSILEAYQNSEIAQQKAAQVIFGATEAKGKLPVSIGIEFPEGTGYDTKSINRLTYGSPESVGMNSFKLKKIDSIVNYSIAQKMTPGAQVLVARKGKVIYSKNFGFHTYEHINPVTDTSVYDLASLTKILSTLPLVMKQVEEGIISFDTKLGEIMPVFKGTNKEFIRLQDMLMHYAKLKAWIPFYVPTIDAVTKHPSTLYYHKSPDERFNTQVANDMYIRKDMQDTIIDIIAKSGLNRKKEYKYSDLPFYILKYYLEGYYGSNLNSLTQNKFYKTLGANYTGYLPITRFPLDEIVPTENDKLWRGQLVHGYVHDQGAAMQGGIGGHAGLFSNANDVAKIMQTYLQGGSYGDQTYLKSKTIEKFNTCYYCNRNVRRGVGFDKPQISGAGPVCSCVSHSSFGHSGFTGTLAWADPEEEIVYIFLSNRVYPDSTNRKLIRENIRTKIQEVIYDAIDY
- the bshA gene encoding N-acetyl-alpha-D-glucosaminyl L-malate synthase BshA: MKIAIVCYPTFGGSGVVATELGLALSKRGHEVHFITYKQPVRLDQLSSNVKFHEVHVPDYPLFHYQPYELALSSKLVNMVKLHGIELLHVHYAIPHAYAGYMAKKMLEDQGINIPMVTTLHGTDITLVGNHPFYKPAVTFSINASDMVTSVSESLRKDTLELFEIKKEIRVIPNFIDASKYQEKSFTDCQRELMADGDEKIITHISNFRKVKKIQDTIKVFYEVQKKLKCRLMMVGEGPEKEKAEALAEELGIHDKVMFLGQSHEIDKILCFSDLFLLTSKRESFGLAALEAMINSVPVVSSNTGGLPEVNQQGVSGYLCDVGDVKGMAKKAIAILSDNETLKTFKRNARKVAATFDINQIVPMYEKMYSELLEKSIKKVEN
- a CDS encoding FAD-binding and (Fe-S)-binding domain-containing protein: MEKKLQQLATRLDGQLFFDKLWRSIYATDASVYRELPLAVSYPKSENDLKELIFFAKENKTSLIPRTAGTSLAGQCVGTGIVVDVSKNFTKILSLDTENKTVTLQPGVIRDDLNRMLKEHGLFFGPNTSTSNRCMVGGMVGNNSSGTTSIKYGTTREKTVALKTILSDGSEAEFKAISKKEFQEKLKLDNLEGDIYRNIAEILSSEENKAEIIKEFPPRELHRRNTGYAIDELIYSEVFSEDSDELLNICHLLAGSEGTLAFTTELTLQLDDLQPPEAAMIASHYRSIEDCLQDVASTMKHSLYTCEMMDKTILDCTKQNIKYRENRFFIQEDPEAILMLEVRANTADELQEKTKALLHTLEENGMSYANPILYGEQINMASELRKAGLGLLANIVGDKKAVACIEDTAVALPVLADYIKEFSQIMKSYKQNAVYYAHAGAGELHLRPILDLKKKEDVALFRKITTDVAKLVKKYNGSMSGEHGDGRVRAEFVEMMVGSKNYALLKQVKATFDPQNIFNPGKIIDAPAMDTSLRYQPDRIEPEIKTLMNFDENQGILRLAEQCNGSGDCRKSAESGGTMCPSYRATKDEKDTTRARANTLREFLTNSDKENKFSHKEIKDAYDLCLSCKGCKSECPSSVDVAALKAEFQYQYQKEHGFSNRSKAFANNGKMNKMVSKVPGVANFMFSNSLTSGIAKRIMGVAPQRSLPKLAKMTLKSYFEKNKDRLTPRNPIKSVYFFNDEFTNFLDAEIGFDALELLSKLNYKVIFTDHEESGRAHISKGFLEEAKEMANKNVSIFSNLVAEDQPLLGLEPSAILTFRDEYLRLADDREKATELSKNCFIIEEFLKKEMALGNIKKEQFTSEEKNIKVHGHCHQKALSNTAVTFEILNLPENYKVTIIPSGCCGMAGSFGYEKEHYEVSMAVGEQTLFPAVRKASEETIISANGTSCRHQIFDGTKREAQHPVSILLSALRV
- a CDS encoding TonB-dependent receptor domain-containing protein; the protein is MKLFITIIVGLLCFSAISQTKISGKIIENDSTAIPFAEVVLKNVTSGKLIGTITEDDGSFQLNTTPGNYSLEISFVGQQLFTKKIEVKEDAIDLGTIIVDNAQELDEVLITSKKKLIERKIDRLIFNVENSSKSSQGDVVEVLKIVPGIRVENDAITMIGKGNMRVMINEQMLQLSGVDLINFLQSIDSETIKSIEVISNPPARYEAEGNSGLINIVLKKPKSDSWNAQLKGTYIQRTKANYRSSANFNINKDKFTFSGRLGFIKHQLVLQENLTSTYPEETSVTSTPVDIDLEGSVASAEIGYEMNRNWHLGAQYYFNGTAANIESLPKTKITRNNLEDSFIRMNGSEPQHPRVHKLNLNTNFNLDSLGKNVILNLDYLYNTNEDKKYYKGIESLGLDENTETSYFRSFNKTNNKYDIYSAKIDIENPLKWIDLDFGAKYTYSDISSDIKSFNTGYTLNPTDEIPNIPAVPFDYDEKIAAAYISANRNFGEQWSAQFGLRLENTAISALSPNLDINREDNYTNLFPTFYINYNLDTKTNFSLNYSRRIERPNFRDLNPNTYYRTPSIFYSGNAYLDPSFIHNIEFSVLHHDFVTRLYFTRENNAFGEVPIANTSINSTGFSYENYIDRMLLGISESFTWNPRHWWTNVNNLDLNYAKSTFNLEQPQAYRSGFNSRISTNNDFNLNSEKTIIGGLNYWYQFEGVDGIFETQAQSSLGLSLQFLLLDKDLNISLRGEDLFRNAIERKTAKINGVTQEIRNFYDSRQFWLSVSYKFGNDNLQVRSQKSGNIDTERRAGG